The Sulfitobacter guttiformis genome contains a region encoding:
- a CDS encoding helix-turn-helix transcriptional regulator yields MKFETRKGVALFGGGRLEQLGFAQTIRADPDGIGFEVVDMLDKRADLQLSAVSKDVVDVSQIAIILGETGTASEAEEIAQLMTKLAPRASILAVREETAALHPRDWPNNLRGIVGWNDLSERLFTVLALVNAGLEIFDPKLTDLTHGPHSAPSSATPPPKHVVTSSLTHREEEVAAQIACGAQNRCIAGKLGIAVNTVNTHVNSLMRKLGVNNRTEIAIWYHTAMK; encoded by the coding sequence ATGAAATTTGAAACCAGAAAAGGCGTAGCCCTTTTCGGCGGAGGGAGGCTTGAACAGCTTGGCTTCGCCCAGACAATTAGAGCCGATCCCGATGGTATAGGGTTCGAAGTTGTAGACATGCTTGATAAGCGGGCTGATTTGCAGTTGTCCGCCGTGAGCAAGGATGTCGTAGACGTCAGCCAGATCGCAATCATCCTCGGCGAAACCGGAACCGCAAGCGAGGCTGAAGAAATCGCGCAACTCATGACAAAGCTGGCGCCCCGCGCGAGCATTTTGGCGGTGCGCGAAGAAACTGCGGCCCTGCACCCAAGGGATTGGCCGAATAATTTACGCGGTATTGTAGGGTGGAATGATCTTAGTGAGCGGCTATTCACCGTGCTGGCGTTGGTGAACGCAGGTCTTGAGATATTTGACCCAAAACTGACCGACCTTACCCATGGTCCACACAGCGCGCCTTCATCGGCCACTCCGCCGCCGAAACATGTCGTCACCAGCTCCCTCACCCACCGCGAGGAAGAGGTGGCCGCCCAGATTGCCTGCGGTGCGCAAAACCGTTGCATTGCAGGAAAGTTGGGCATTGCGGTCAATACTGTCAACACGCACGTCAATTCCCTGATGCGCAAATTGGGGGTCAACAACCGGACGGAAATTGCAATCTGGTACCATACCGCGATGAAGTGA